A genomic segment from Spinacia oleracea cultivar Varoflay chromosome 3, BTI_SOV_V1, whole genome shotgun sequence encodes:
- the LOC110801986 gene encoding KH domain-containing protein HEN4 → MSLSLTPAKRQHSRSHENSNGKKFQKSASLNSTKQPRKTSSGGGVFRVLCPSSRIESVIGKENNILSQIHQETGAKVRIDDSIPGCDEKLIFIMGLDKEAESSGQHNKNDNEDTKSSKEQGSSEDHNVNDADKETPTNAEDLLSKKGNSSVQNALLLVFQNFYEGERETEEPNEESNESAAVTFRLLVLADQVGCLLGKGGSIIKQMSAESGAQIRVLPRDKLPQCASSTDEVVQITGLADAVKKAIRTVSNQILENALHDNDSFPSNTPGRTSQSHSNHVPRPESYFLHSLPSHGPSGGGFRDSADFHSGVPSLFPKFHENFMPGRMDVPDIVTFRLLCPDERVGGVIGKGGAIIRTLQHETGCEIKVLEGPSDGEERMIIVSGPAHPDDRISAVQDAVLRVQNRVAKAVPDSKEKGVMAKLLVPSNQIGCLLGKGGSIIGEMRKVTGAYIRILGKDQMPKSASENEEVVQINGEPEVVQDALLQITTRLQHHFFRDAFPSVNHPSNLAFSDRAPPFPSFMGREEVSPRGMFPKLGPSFRNTDYIGLPPLHGGFHPHDEHPPFLHDIHRHGAPNLSERSWHPQNLIEGGPMGLLDHGGPPHRRMSGFGGGSQLAVITNTTVDVVVPSSIVPIIYGEDGGCLRQIRQISDAKITITDPKQGAPETVIIISGTPEQTHAAQSLIQAFVMLENESG, encoded by the exons ATGTCTCTTTCTTTAACACCTGCAAAGAGACAACATAGTCGAAGCCATGAGAACTCAAATggcaaaaaatttcaaaagtcTGCAAGTCTTAATTCTACAAAACAACCTAGGAAAACCTCATCTGGAGGTGGTGTATTCCGTGTGCTCTGCCCATCTTCTAGAATTGAAAGTGTGATTGGAAAGGAGAACAATATCCTATCACAAATACATCAAGAAACTGGTGCTAAGGTAAGAATTGATGATTCTATTCCTGGATGTGATGAGAAGTTAATCTTTATTATGGGTCTGGATAAGGAAGCTGAGAGCAGCGGTCAACATAACAAGAATGACAATGAGGACACGAAGTCATCCAAAGAGCAAGGCAGTTCCGAAGATCACAATGTAAATGATGCTGACAAGGAGACTCCTACAAATGCTGAAGATCTATTGTCCAAGAAAGGAAATTCGTCTGTGCAGAATGCTTTGTTACTTGTGTTTCAAAATTTTTATGAAGGGGAGAGGGAGACAGAAGAACCTAATGAAGAAAGCAATGAATCTGCTGCAGTCACTTTCAGGTTACTTGTGCTTGCCGATCAGGTGGGATGCCTTTTGGGAAAGGGTGGCTCTATCATCAAGCAAATGTCTGCTGAGAGTGGTGCTCAGATTCGTGTTCTCCCCAGGGACAAACTCCCTCAATGTGCCTCTTCTACCGATGAAGTAGTTCAG atcacaggattagctgATGCTGTGAAGAAAGCAATCAGAACAGTGTCCAATCAGATTCTGGAAAATGCACTACATGATAACGATTCTTTTCCTTCTAATACCCCTGGACGCACATCTCAATCACACAGCAATCATGTTCCTAGGCCTGAATCCTATTTCCTTCATTCGCTGCCTTCTCATGGGCCATCGGGTGGTGGCTTTCGTGATAGTGCTGATTTTCATTCAGGTGTTCCCTCATTGTTTCCCAAGTTCCATGAAAACTTTATGCCAGGGAGAATGGATGTTCCTGACATTGTAACCTTTCGATTACTATGCCCTGACGAGAGGGTAGGAGGTGTGATTGGAAAGGGTGGAGCAATTATTAGGACTCTTCAGCATGAAACAGGGTGTGAGATCAAAGTTCTTGAAGGCCCTTCTGATGGAGAGGAACGAATGATTATTGTATCTGGTCCAGCG CACCCAGACGATAGAATATCTGCTGTTCAGGATGCAGTTCTCCGTGTGCAGAATCGTGTAGCCAAAGCTGTACCTGATAGCAAAGAGAAGGGTGTAATGGCAAAGCTTCTTGTACCTTCTAATCAAATTGGCTGCCTTCTAGGTAAAGGTGGCTCAATCATTGGTGAGATGCGGAAAGTCACTGGGGCTTATATTCGCATCTTAGGGAAAGATCAAATGCCTAAGAGTGCCTCTGAGAATGAAGAAGTAGTTCAG ATTAACGGAGAACCGGAGGTAGTTCAAGATGCCCTTTTGCAGATAACTACGAGACTTCAGCATCATTTCTTCCGAGACGCATTTCCTTCCGTTAATCATCCTTCAAATCTTGCATTCTCAGATCGAGCACCACCTTTTCCTTCATTTATGGGACGAGAAGAAGTTTCTCCTCGAGGAATGTTTCCAAAATTAGGCCCTTCATTTAGAAACACTGATTACATTGGTTTGCCTCCTTTGCATGGTGGTTTTCATCCTCATGATGAACATCCGCCGTTTCTGCACGATATTCACCGGCATGGAGCTCCAAATCTTTCTGAAAGATCCTGGCATCCCCAG AATCTAATTGAAGGTGGTCCTATGGGCTTGTTGGATCATGGTGGACCCCCGCATAGACGGATGTCTGGATTTGGAGg GGGAAGCCAGCTAGCTGTAATCACAAATACCACTGTGGATGTAGTAGTTCCCAGTTCTATTGTACCTATTATATATGGAGAAGATGGTGGATGCTTGAGACAAATTCGTCAG ATTTCTGATGCCAAGATTACCATCACTGATCCCAAACAAGGTGCGCCTGAAACTGTCATCATAATTTCTGGAACTCCTGAACAAACTCATGCTGCACAAAGTCTTATTCAAGCGTTTGTAATGCTTGAGAATGAATCGGGTTGA
- the LOC110801982 gene encoding uncharacterized protein, whose protein sequence is MWVKWMHEYYIKSKDFWSMDVPTGLTWSMRKIWHQRNIFAQAGGVQSFVHGGKFRICKAYQFLKPKATSVHWKRIICNTRASPKSAFIVWLALQNRLATKDRLLSWNLNIDGQCVLCQKSPETLHHLFFQCEYSAAIWSKVIQFSGDQRWNQNWPELIEWMAKKSRSTNDTDSYRNILFVESIYAIWIQRNFKVFSNKLDSCSNVVNRILFRAACRQDRY, encoded by the coding sequence ATGTGGGTGAAGTGGATGCATGAATACTATATAAAAAGCAAAGACTTCTGGTCCATGGATGTTCCTACTGGCCTAACTTGGTCTATGAGGAAAATTTGGCACCAGAGGAACATTTTTGCTCAAGCTGGAGGAGTTCAAAGTTTTGTTCATGGTGGAAAGTTTAGAATCTGCAAAGCTTATCAATTTCTTAAACCTAAAGCTACCTCAGTGCATTGGAAAAGGATCATCTGTAATACCAGGGCCAGTCCAAAAAGTGCCTTCATTGTTTGGCTTGCTCTCCAAAACAGGCTAGCTACAAAAGATAGATTATTGAGTTGGAATCTGAATATTGATGGTCAATGTGTTCTTTGTCAGAAGAGTCCAGAGACTTTACACCACCTGTTCTTTCAATGTGAGTATTCTGCTGCAATTTGGAGCAAGGTGATTCAGTTCAGTGGTGATCAAAGGTGGAACCAGAATTGGCCTGAGTTGATTGAATGGATGGCTAAGAAGAGTAGAAGCACTAACGATACTGACTCTTACAGGAACATTCTGTTTGTTGAGTCAATCTATGCAATCTGGATTCAAAGGAACTTTAAGGTTTTCAGCAACAAGTTAGATTCTTGTAGTAATGTAGTTAATCGTATTCTATTTAGAGCTGCTTGTAGACAAGATAGATATTGA